The following proteins come from a genomic window of Gimesia chilikensis:
- a CDS encoding ABC transporter ATP-binding protein, translating into MNSFTRILHYVWPFRRRLITAFFFAVLVAILWGANLSVTFLVVKVLLQGERIDQYVQAQIVETEDTIKDKERVLKEISGKLQAYQIDHSVEDLSTAEADATKFADAPVKLLSEHSRQQEDMSIASRKLFALKWIESNILPWVPDDQFDTFALILGLLLVTTFIKGLCIFTQDVIVGGIVELATMSIRKECFRKALDLDYQSLSDEGTASLMSRFTFDMQQLSQGLTLMGGKIIREPLKALACVVFAFMVNWRLTLLSFVFAPLIAIVFYKIGKTLKHASQRMMESMSRIYKTLEESFESSKVIIAFNGARKHRSRFHHENKEYFKKALRIVRIDSLTSPTTEMLGLMAIFIALIPGSYLVLRGKTEIWGIQLASAPMDIATLSMMYALLAGITDPARKMSSVYSKLKRTAAAAERIFTVMDRESLVKETTDPEPFPQKVESVRFNKIDFTYAQRKESTRNNEPILDGVNLEVAAGEVVLVVGENGSGKSTLVNLLPRFYDPDKGNIFINEVDIRDMRLRDLRNHIGVVSQETMLFDDTILENIRYGRPSASRHEIEVVAKKAHVSQFAEQLPDGLHYGVGEKGHELSGGQRQRIALARAFLRDPNILILDEATSAIDSQSEILIHKALKEFAPGRTVFIITHSVGQSLLEFATRVVVMDSGKVVATGPHSTLVDTCPQYQNLLSAQVRQRTA; encoded by the coding sequence GTGAACAGCTTTACCAGAATTCTGCATTACGTCTGGCCTTTCCGCCGTCGACTGATTACCGCATTCTTTTTTGCCGTCCTGGTCGCCATTCTCTGGGGGGCGAATCTGTCCGTCACCTTCCTGGTGGTCAAGGTACTCCTGCAGGGTGAACGCATCGATCAGTACGTGCAGGCGCAAATCGTTGAGACCGAGGACACGATCAAGGACAAGGAACGGGTCCTCAAAGAAATCTCCGGTAAACTGCAGGCGTATCAGATCGATCACTCAGTTGAAGACCTCTCCACAGCCGAGGCCGATGCCACCAAGTTTGCCGATGCCCCGGTGAAACTGCTCAGCGAACATTCACGACAGCAGGAGGACATGAGCATCGCCTCCCGCAAACTGTTTGCGCTGAAGTGGATTGAATCCAACATCCTCCCCTGGGTCCCCGACGACCAGTTCGATACGTTTGCGCTGATCCTGGGACTGCTTCTGGTCACAACGTTTATTAAAGGCCTCTGTATCTTTACGCAGGATGTCATCGTGGGAGGCATCGTCGAACTGGCCACGATGTCGATTCGCAAGGAGTGTTTCCGCAAAGCATTGGACCTGGACTACCAGAGCCTCTCGGATGAAGGGACCGCCTCCCTGATGTCCCGCTTCACGTTTGATATGCAGCAACTCTCCCAGGGCCTGACACTCATGGGGGGGAAAATTATCCGTGAACCCCTCAAAGCGCTGGCCTGTGTCGTATTCGCTTTCATGGTCAACTGGCGTCTGACGCTCCTTTCATTCGTCTTCGCTCCGCTGATCGCCATCGTCTTCTATAAAATTGGTAAAACACTGAAGCATGCCAGCCAGCGAATGATGGAAAGCATGTCCCGCATCTACAAAACACTGGAAGAATCCTTCGAAAGCTCGAAGGTCATTATCGCCTTCAACGGTGCACGCAAACACCGCAGTCGCTTCCATCACGAAAATAAGGAGTACTTCAAAAAGGCACTCCGCATCGTCCGGATCGACTCTCTCACCAGCCCCACCACCGAAATGCTGGGGTTGATGGCGATCTTTATCGCCCTGATTCCCGGTTCCTATCTCGTCCTGCGGGGTAAAACGGAAATCTGGGGCATTCAACTTGCGTCTGCCCCGATGGACATCGCCACCCTGTCGATGATGTACGCCCTGCTGGCCGGCATCACCGACCCGGCACGAAAAATGTCTTCGGTCTATTCAAAACTGAAACGTACCGCTGCTGCCGCCGAACGCATCTTTACGGTCATGGATCGCGAATCGCTCGTTAAAGAAACGACCGATCCCGAGCCGTTCCCGCAGAAAGTGGAATCGGTTCGCTTCAATAAAATCGATTTCACTTATGCTCAGAGGAAAGAGTCCACCCGCAATAACGAACCGATCCTGGACGGCGTCAACCTGGAAGTGGCCGCAGGAGAAGTTGTGCTGGTAGTGGGTGAAAACGGTTCCGGTAAATCCACACTCGTGAACCTGCTCCCCCGGTTCTATGATCCGGATAAAGGTAATATCTTTATCAATGAAGTCGATATCCGCGACATGCGTCTGAGAGACCTGCGCAACCATATCGGCGTCGTCTCACAGGAAACCATGCTCTTCGACGATACGATTCTGGAAAACATCCGCTACGGACGCCCGTCCGCCAGCCGCCACGAAATTGAAGTCGTCGCCAAAAAAGCACACGTCTCCCAGTTTGCAGAACAGTTGCCTGATGGACTGCACTATGGCGTCGGCGAGAAAGGGCACGAGCTTTCCGGCGGACAGCGCCAGCGAATCGCCCTGGCACGAGCCTTCCTGCGTGATCCGAATATTCTGATCCTGGACGAAGCCACCTCGGCCATCGATTCGCAGAGTGAAATCCTGATCCATAAGGCACTCAAGGAATTTGCTCCCGGACGGACCGTATTCATCATCACGCACTCAGTCGGACAGAGCCTGCTCGAATTTGCGACCCGCGTCGTCGTTATGGATTCGGGGAAAGTCGTTGCCACCGGCCCCCACAGTACCCTGGTCGACACCTGTCCGCAGTACCAGAACCTGCTCAGCGCCCAGGTCAGACAGCGCACAGCCTGA
- a CDS encoding MJ0042-type zinc finger domain-containing protein: MASPASISCPHCAASFNIKSQAAFGKKVKCPKCETPFVIEKPARKSSSPRKQHSRRLPQADEFGFEDESDEPLFLEEDETDWEDDLSDGPAVRPAKQPRQKPKPTRKKSKSQQSFLGALRKYGFSPFVVFPLAILLCLYGFFFVTGNTVSTTIVMFIVVFFAMGCTAVGGIGLLILAAEESFGEFLLCFFVPLYSLFYAITRFERTKGPFAAIFSGVVVYLVVGLTLMIGKETQSGPFAKDGPGGRAQNNVAQVDPDADVDLEDLKEFHIQLHTPLPLEWAEPGNTSANVFQERPSASIGRMFEVTSSPDPDQPDAPASRMKFRVFLPPKGQGEKFPCVIVPPAGSTLLTGMEIDDTVNTQNPEHEPYVKAGFAVITFSIDGDLGEGDQTSNAEFIKAHEAFRRSKAGMLNYAQALSLAKSTIPEIDTSNIFLAGHSSAATLSLLFAEHSHQHFWDPDTIKGCLAYAPSVDPQKFFANHLGEIKPLIPDVEEFIRLSSPKEHAQTIQCPVFLFHARGDQVTSFVASRQFAEQLKAQGVDVKFVSSNGSDHYQTMVDEGVPQGIKWIQAQLKAQPSQPAEDGSTGLDPQLAAMKQEAQSRMEKTSQLKRNNNSSSSASAHLEKMRASLEKMRVARDGETRRYRFQIAGFTPEFEQKLKKQAPFFLNSLESSFDVAILGTKGDNVIINFYEMTITFDYAGELPQDLREKIANEKSTKVMLLSDAPLKNIPINHESAEDDQNIDLMTFRIKRISSIRFPGNTFDPIVAQRLAERSLRGIKEYIHDSLVINYDDKWAAIKYKANDGKFGLGMKLNGSLHSAGIHVDEEWIKLTEEDLALIQNTGKSPTESMPSSPGKTPPAATAKQKYIIHYGVYGGDNVTDSARRLLKGFVWVDQETVHFNPDKKEITFENRSAVDQGALDRALKRNKFYQVMLTREAIPTSPAENTSDKAGAGTE; encoded by the coding sequence ATGGCCTCCCCTGCATCGATTTCCTGCCCCCATTGCGCAGCGAGTTTCAATATCAAGTCCCAGGCTGCTTTCGGGAAAAAAGTCAAATGCCCGAAATGCGAGACGCCATTTGTCATTGAAAAACCGGCCCGGAAATCGTCCAGTCCACGCAAGCAGCACAGTCGTCGCTTACCGCAGGCTGATGAGTTTGGTTTTGAAGATGAGTCAGACGAACCCCTGTTCCTGGAAGAGGATGAAACTGACTGGGAAGACGACCTGAGTGACGGTCCTGCTGTCAGACCTGCGAAACAACCCCGGCAGAAACCAAAACCGACCCGTAAAAAGTCGAAATCGCAGCAGAGCTTTCTGGGCGCGTTGCGCAAATATGGGTTCTCCCCGTTTGTCGTCTTTCCCCTGGCCATACTGCTCTGTCTGTACGGCTTCTTTTTTGTGACAGGTAATACTGTCAGTACAACGATTGTGATGTTCATCGTCGTTTTCTTCGCCATGGGGTGCACGGCCGTCGGCGGCATCGGACTGCTGATTCTGGCAGCGGAGGAGAGCTTTGGTGAATTTCTGCTCTGTTTCTTCGTGCCCCTGTATTCGCTCTTTTATGCCATCACCCGTTTTGAACGGACCAAAGGACCCTTTGCCGCAATCTTCAGCGGAGTAGTCGTCTACCTGGTTGTGGGACTGACCCTGATGATCGGGAAAGAAACGCAATCCGGTCCCTTCGCGAAAGATGGTCCGGGTGGACGCGCACAGAACAACGTCGCTCAGGTCGATCCGGATGCGGATGTTGACCTCGAGGACCTGAAGGAATTTCACATCCAGCTGCATACTCCCCTGCCTCTGGAATGGGCGGAACCCGGAAATACCTCGGCCAACGTTTTTCAGGAACGACCTTCTGCCTCCATCGGCAGGATGTTTGAAGTGACCAGTTCCCCTGATCCCGATCAGCCAGATGCGCCTGCCAGCCGGATGAAGTTTCGTGTTTTCCTCCCCCCGAAAGGACAAGGAGAGAAATTCCCCTGCGTGATTGTTCCCCCGGCCGGCTCTACCCTGCTGACAGGCATGGAAATCGACGATACCGTTAACACGCAGAACCCGGAACATGAACCTTACGTCAAAGCCGGCTTCGCTGTGATCACCTTTTCCATCGACGGCGACCTCGGTGAAGGAGATCAGACCAGCAACGCTGAGTTCATCAAGGCACATGAGGCCTTTCGTAGAAGTAAAGCCGGCATGTTGAACTATGCCCAGGCCCTCTCGCTGGCCAAGTCAACTATTCCGGAAATTGACACCAGCAACATCTTTCTGGCCGGCCACAGTTCAGCCGCCACCCTCTCGCTGCTGTTTGCGGAACACAGTCATCAGCACTTCTGGGACCCCGATACAATCAAAGGCTGCCTCGCCTATGCCCCCTCTGTCGATCCCCAGAAGTTTTTTGCAAACCATCTCGGTGAAATCAAACCGTTGATTCCCGATGTCGAAGAATTCATCCGCCTCAGTTCTCCCAAAGAACATGCTCAGACCATCCAGTGCCCCGTTTTTCTCTTCCATGCACGCGGAGATCAGGTGACCTCCTTCGTGGCGTCCCGACAGTTCGCAGAACAGTTGAAAGCACAGGGAGTCGATGTGAAGTTCGTGTCGAGTAACGGCAGCGACCATTACCAGACCATGGTCGATGAAGGAGTTCCCCAGGGAATCAAGTGGATTCAGGCTCAACTGAAAGCACAACCTTCACAACCCGCAGAGGACGGTTCTACCGGACTCGATCCACAACTGGCTGCGATGAAACAGGAGGCCCAGTCGCGGATGGAGAAGACCAGCCAGCTAAAACGAAACAACAACTCAAGCAGTTCGGCGTCCGCGCATCTGGAAAAGATGCGCGCGTCGCTGGAGAAGATGAGAGTCGCCCGAGATGGAGAAACTCGGAGATACCGGTTTCAAATCGCTGGTTTTACTCCCGAATTTGAACAAAAGCTGAAAAAACAAGCGCCCTTTTTTCTGAATTCGCTTGAGTCCTCATTCGACGTTGCCATCCTCGGGACGAAAGGCGACAACGTCATCATCAATTTTTACGAGATGACAATTACCTTCGATTATGCGGGTGAACTACCACAGGATCTCAGGGAAAAGATTGCCAACGAGAAATCGACTAAAGTGATGCTTTTATCTGACGCGCCCCTCAAAAACATACCAATCAATCATGAGTCAGCTGAAGACGATCAGAATATTGATCTCATGACTTTCCGTATTAAAAGAATCAGCAGCATACGTTTTCCTGGTAATACTTTTGATCCCATCGTGGCCCAGCGTCTGGCTGAAAGATCACTCAGAGGGATTAAAGAATATATCCACGACTCTCTGGTGATCAATTATGACGACAAGTGGGCGGCAATTAAATATAAAGCTAACGACGGTAAATTCGGGTTAGGCATGAAGCTGAATGGCAGTTTGCACAGTGCGGGCATCCATGTCGACGAAGAATGGATCAAACTGACAGAAGAGGATCTGGCGCTCATTCAAAATACAGGTAAATCTCCCACAGAATCAATGCCGTCTTCACCAGGCAAAACGCCCCCCGCTGCCACGGCAAAGCAGAAATATATCATCCACTACGGCGTTTACGGCGGTGACAACGTTACCGACTCAGCACGCCGCTTACTGAAAGGGTTTGTCTGGGTCGATCAGGAAACGGTGCACTTCAATCCCGATAAGAAAGAGATCACCTTCGAAAATCGCAGCGCTGTCGACCAGGGAGCGCTGGACCGTGCACTCAAACGGAATAAATTCTATCAGGTCATGCTTACCCGGGAAGCGATCCCCACTTCTCCCGCAGAGAATACCTCAGACAAGGCCGGTGCAGGGACCGAATAA
- a CDS encoding glutamine synthetase adenylyltransferase translates to MNSPVIYDNPEILLDQKYTVSDPEVRDILASIGFSDQERALIRLRELCTTPQIRKELTQILPTLLQALTDAATPDGSLINFERFMNSVSEPETMLEFLTQNPRAVEILVRLFVGSQFLTEILLKNPDYLERLTRYNRIAEFKSQQQFFSEAMAIMRQETGSVAEKFDAVRRFQRWELLRIGACDTFGLMDLKNITVQLSLLADGLVQSCLTVLSEDMDLPLDDFAVLAFGKLGGEELNYSSDIDLVFISGQDSTKYWQLGQKLIKSLMESTAEGFLYRVDMRLRPWGRSGALVTTVDAYVDYFAKHGRLWEKQAMLKARVIAGNQKLGMEFFRRIEPQIFNCDSEEVRKNVLEMKQRIEETLKKKGKEWGEVKSGKGSIRDVEFTTQYLQMANGAKYPSIRSINTLDGLVRLVDHGLIQADEYRHLTSGYVFFRKIEHALQLMHYNQEHHMPTDERELAYLARRLDFQDGKQLVQYYEQHRKAVRSIYRKYIYDPAENKTGKHSTHSEQDSNPIGMMAASYTKVFNEEETEQHSQMARKLSETNIVELETEKRPNDQLRLTMVGFDQTGDLSLICGLLFVYGFDIEKGHLFTNQKVKPAPASGRSTKPSEKSKNTRKFVIVLDVKASGPAVEPNIWTDYRNDLSQLLHKVESGNPQEAVGELAKRVAAGLHDLAQASQVLYPVEIEVDNETDSRHTILRIQSEDTTGFLYELTNALSMSGIDIARMVIDSEGTRVSDVLYVTDDKGEKISAEAQQQGLRAAIVLIKHFTHLLPRSPNPESALLHFREFLEHLFKQPNWVEEISSLERTSVLSALARLLGVSDFLWEDFLRLQHSNLFPVVANVEELKNRIHLDELQAELAEELAEASTPEEQQERLNAFKDRAMLRTDMRHILGHISEFGQFSDELTDVAEVVVEGAYEVCHQQLQERYGEPQLESGGPCHLSICALGKCGGRELGFASDIELMFIYEGSGQTDGPEVITNNEYYLKLVEKFTKMIKTRSEGIFQIDLRLRPYGQAGSLAVSAEAFQSYFSYEGAAWPYERQALVKLRPISGDVEFGNQIVRVRDQIIYSGKPFDVAAMLAMREKQIQQLVKGGTINAKLGDGGLVDCEYLIQGMQITYGHRNPGLRTTNTLEGIESLKKLGLISPDDFYKLRDAYIFLRRLIDALRMVRGNARDLTVPPQDQEEFEFLARRLGYGSHTDKLQEEISSTMDCVRDFSRLLAPIKAMTIRTNG, encoded by the coding sequence ATGAATAGCCCCGTCATCTATGACAACCCGGAAATTCTTCTGGATCAGAAATATACCGTCAGTGATCCCGAAGTCAGAGACATCCTGGCCAGCATCGGATTTAGCGATCAGGAACGTGCGCTGATTCGACTGCGGGAGCTGTGCACAACGCCCCAGATTCGTAAAGAATTAACACAGATTCTGCCAACCCTGCTCCAGGCACTGACCGATGCAGCCACTCCGGATGGCTCCCTGATCAACTTCGAACGGTTTATGAACAGCGTTTCGGAACCCGAAACGATGCTCGAGTTTCTCACACAGAATCCACGAGCCGTCGAAATCCTGGTCCGGCTCTTCGTCGGCAGTCAGTTCCTCACGGAAATTCTCCTCAAGAACCCCGACTACCTCGAACGGTTGACCCGCTATAACCGGATTGCCGAATTCAAAAGTCAGCAGCAGTTCTTCTCAGAAGCCATGGCCATCATGCGGCAGGAGACCGGCAGTGTCGCCGAAAAATTCGATGCCGTTCGTCGTTTCCAGCGCTGGGAACTGCTCCGCATCGGTGCCTGTGACACCTTCGGCCTGATGGACCTTAAAAACATCACTGTCCAGCTTTCGCTACTGGCTGACGGTCTGGTGCAATCCTGTTTGACCGTTCTCTCAGAAGACATGGATCTTCCCCTGGATGACTTCGCCGTCCTGGCCTTCGGTAAACTGGGTGGTGAAGAACTGAACTACAGTTCGGACATCGACCTCGTCTTCATCTCCGGACAGGACTCCACCAAGTACTGGCAGCTCGGCCAGAAACTCATCAAGTCACTGATGGAATCGACGGCTGAAGGCTTCCTGTACCGCGTTGATATGCGTCTCCGTCCCTGGGGACGCTCCGGGGCGCTGGTGACCACGGTCGACGCGTACGTCGATTACTTCGCCAAACATGGTCGCCTCTGGGAAAAGCAGGCGATGCTGAAAGCCCGCGTGATCGCCGGCAATCAGAAACTGGGCATGGAGTTCTTCCGCCGCATCGAACCGCAGATCTTCAACTGCGATTCAGAAGAAGTCCGCAAAAATGTGCTGGAGATGAAACAACGGATTGAAGAGACCCTGAAGAAAAAAGGCAAGGAATGGGGCGAAGTCAAATCCGGCAAAGGCTCTATCCGTGATGTGGAGTTCACGACTCAGTACCTGCAGATGGCCAACGGTGCGAAATACCCCTCGATCCGCAGCATCAATACGCTGGACGGGCTTGTGCGACTCGTCGATCACGGCCTCATCCAGGCTGATGAATACCGTCACCTGACCAGCGGCTATGTCTTCTTCCGAAAAATTGAACACGCGCTGCAGCTGATGCACTATAACCAGGAGCATCACATGCCCACCGATGAGCGGGAACTGGCTTACCTCGCCCGGCGGCTTGATTTCCAGGACGGCAAACAGCTGGTGCAGTATTATGAACAGCACCGCAAAGCGGTTCGCAGCATCTACAGAAAATACATCTACGATCCCGCTGAAAACAAAACAGGAAAGCACTCCACGCATTCCGAGCAGGACAGCAATCCCATCGGAATGATGGCGGCCTCTTATACCAAAGTCTTTAATGAAGAAGAGACCGAGCAGCACAGCCAGATGGCACGCAAGCTGAGTGAGACCAACATCGTCGAGCTCGAAACAGAAAAACGCCCAAACGATCAATTGCGACTGACCATGGTCGGCTTCGACCAGACCGGCGACCTGTCTCTGATTTGCGGTCTGCTCTTTGTTTACGGATTCGACATTGAGAAAGGGCACCTGTTTACCAACCAGAAGGTCAAACCGGCTCCCGCTTCCGGGCGGTCGACCAAACCGAGTGAGAAGTCTAAAAACACCCGCAAGTTTGTCATCGTGCTCGATGTTAAAGCCTCCGGCCCTGCCGTGGAACCGAATATCTGGACCGACTACCGCAACGACCTTTCCCAGTTGCTGCACAAGGTCGAATCGGGGAATCCCCAGGAAGCGGTGGGAGAACTTGCTAAACGCGTCGCCGCCGGCCTGCACGATCTCGCACAAGCCAGCCAGGTGCTGTACCCGGTTGAAATTGAAGTCGACAACGAGACCGACAGTCGGCACACCATTCTCCGCATCCAGTCTGAAGATACCACCGGCTTCCTGTATGAGTTGACCAACGCCCTCTCGATGAGCGGCATCGATATCGCCCGTATGGTGATCGATTCAGAAGGAACCCGCGTCAGTGATGTGCTGTATGTCACCGATGACAAAGGGGAAAAAATCAGTGCGGAAGCCCAACAACAGGGACTGCGTGCCGCGATCGTCTTGATTAAACACTTCACTCACCTGCTCCCCCGCTCTCCCAATCCGGAATCGGCACTGCTGCACTTCCGCGAGTTCCTGGAGCATCTTTTCAAGCAACCCAACTGGGTCGAAGAAATTTCCTCACTGGAGCGTACCAGCGTGCTCAGTGCCCTGGCCCGTCTGCTGGGTGTCAGTGACTTCCTCTGGGAAGACTTCCTCCGACTGCAGCATTCCAATCTGTTCCCCGTTGTTGCCAACGTGGAAGAATTGAAAAACCGGATTCACCTGGACGAACTCCAGGCTGAACTCGCCGAAGAGCTCGCTGAGGCATCGACTCCCGAAGAACAGCAGGAACGGCTCAACGCCTTCAAAGACCGGGCCATGCTGCGTACCGACATGCGGCATATCCTGGGGCACATCTCTGAGTTCGGTCAGTTCTCAGACGAATTAACCGATGTCGCAGAGGTCGTAGTGGAAGGCGCCTACGAAGTCTGTCATCAGCAGCTACAGGAACGCTACGGCGAGCCACAACTGGAATCGGGCGGCCCCTGTCATCTTTCGATCTGTGCACTCGGAAAATGTGGCGGACGCGAACTCGGCTTCGCCTCGGACATTGAGCTGATGTTTATTTACGAAGGTTCCGGCCAGACAGATGGCCCCGAAGTCATCACGAATAATGAATACTATCTGAAGCTGGTCGAAAAATTCACCAAGATGATCAAAACCCGCAGCGAAGGTATTTTTCAAATCGATCTGCGGTTGCGACCCTACGGGCAGGCGGGCAGCCTGGCTGTCTCAGCTGAAGCATTCCAGAGCTACTTCTCTTATGAGGGCGCTGCCTGGCCTTATGAACGCCAGGCGCTGGTCAAACTCCGTCCGATCTCTGGTGATGTGGAATTTGGCAACCAGATCGTCCGCGTCAGGGATCAAATTATCTACTCCGGCAAACCATTCGACGTCGCTGCCATGCTCGCCATGCGGGAAAAGCAGATTCAGCAGCTCGTCAAAGGGGGAACCATCAACGCCAAGCTCGGAGACGGTGGACTCGTCGATTGTGAATACCTGATCCAGGGGATGCAAATCACTTACGGACACCGCAACCCCGGACTGCGAACCACAAACACTCTCGAAGGCATTGAGTCCCTTAAAAAACTGGGGCTGATCAGTCCCGACGACTTCTACAAACTTCGCGACGCCTACATCTTTCTCCGCAGGCTCATTGATGCTCTGCGCATGGTGCGCGGCAACGCCAGGGACCTGACGGTTCCCCCTCAGGATCAGGAAGAGTTCGAATTCCTTGCCCGGCGGCTCGGCTATGGTTCGCATACCGATAAGCTCCAGGAAGAAATCTCTTCCACCATGGACTGCGTCCGCGATTTCAGTCGCCTGCTCGCCCCCATCAAAGCAATGACTATCCGCACCAACGGGTAA
- a CDS encoding sulfatase — MKLCKNLLLVVLVVWGAYAAPRNVLAEAASRPNIVMIISDDQAWNDYGFMGHEKIKTPNLDKLAAESAVFKRGYVPTSLCRPSLMTMITGLYPHQNMITGNDPPKGMDRQKLLKHVRAVDCLPQMLDKLGYKSYQCGKWWEGNPSLAGFTSAMTHGDPKRGGRHGDLGLKIGREGMKPVYEFIDECKDEPFFLWYAPFLPHTPHNPPQRILKKYLNPETPVELSYYYAMVEWFDETCGQLLNYLDQKQLSDNTIVVYVTDNGWIQYVPESEAERKKMKRRFRYAPKSKRSPYDGGLRTPILLRWPGKIKPAEYDTLVSSIDLAPTILDAVGLKPTKAMEGINLLQVIQNGGKTDRKAIFGEIFEHDMVDIDDPVTSLKYRWCIEGEWKAIFPGPRLSEEKPELYNLAQDPFEQHNAAAAHPELVQQLLKQTNAWWNVPAK; from the coding sequence GTGAAGCTGTGTAAAAACCTGTTGCTGGTGGTACTGGTGGTCTGGGGGGCTTACGCTGCTCCACGGAATGTACTGGCTGAAGCCGCGTCCCGTCCGAATATTGTGATGATCATTTCCGATGATCAGGCCTGGAACGATTATGGTTTCATGGGGCATGAAAAGATTAAAACCCCGAATCTGGATAAGCTGGCGGCGGAGAGCGCTGTCTTCAAGCGTGGTTATGTTCCGACCAGCCTGTGTCGCCCCAGTCTGATGACGATGATTACCGGTCTGTACCCGCATCAGAATATGATTACCGGGAATGATCCCCCCAAGGGCATGGATCGCCAGAAGCTGCTGAAACATGTTCGCGCTGTAGACTGCCTGCCTCAAATGCTGGACAAACTGGGATACAAGAGCTATCAGTGTGGCAAATGGTGGGAAGGCAATCCCAGCCTGGCCGGTTTCACTTCGGCGATGACACATGGCGACCCCAAACGGGGAGGTCGTCATGGTGACCTGGGCTTGAAGATCGGTCGGGAAGGGATGAAACCCGTTTATGAGTTCATTGATGAATGCAAAGACGAGCCTTTCTTTCTGTGGTATGCGCCCTTCCTGCCCCACACTCCTCACAATCCACCTCAGCGGATCCTGAAGAAATACCTTAATCCGGAAACTCCAGTAGAACTGTCCTATTATTACGCGATGGTGGAGTGGTTCGACGAGACCTGTGGACAACTGCTGAACTATCTGGATCAGAAACAGCTGTCGGACAACACAATTGTTGTTTACGTGACGGACAACGGCTGGATTCAGTATGTGCCTGAATCCGAAGCGGAACGCAAGAAAATGAAACGTCGTTTCCGTTATGCTCCCAAATCGAAGCGGAGTCCCTATGATGGCGGTCTCCGGACCCCCATTCTGCTTCGCTGGCCGGGGAAAATTAAGCCGGCAGAGTATGATACGCTGGTGAGCAGCATCGATCTGGCACCGACAATTCTGGATGCCGTCGGGTTAAAACCGACCAAAGCCATGGAAGGGATCAATCTGCTGCAGGTAATTCAGAACGGTGGCAAGACTGACCGCAAAGCGATTTTCGGCGAGATCTTCGAGCATGATATGGTCGACATTGATGATCCCGTCACGAGTCTGAAATATCGCTGGTGCATCGAAGGGGAATGGAAAGCGATCTTCCCCGGACCCCGGCTGAGTGAAGAAAAGCCCGAGTTATATAACCTGGCGCAGGATCCGTTTGAGCAGCACAATGCTGCGGCTGCGCATCCCGAACTGGTTCAACAGCTGTTGAAGCAGACCAATGCCTGGTGGAATGTTCCCGCTAAATAA
- a CDS encoding endonuclease/exonuclease/phosphatase family protein: MRLLSYNIHKGIGGRDRRYQLERVIGVIEQENPDIICLHEVDRNVKRSRFNNQPKIFADYFNMPESLYQLNVKLKTGGYGNLILSRWAFLSQHQISLTNKWRKARGAQIVLIDSPEGPFQLVNFHLGLAEKERHWQINHLLTHRLFREGNDHPSLIVGDTNDWRNTLANGKFSEFEYQEVTSPPSRFRSFPAYMPVGTLDKAFIRGEIGVKQARLARSQLSRQASDHLPLVIDFHLNEHASEWIKKAGQ; encoded by the coding sequence ATGCGACTGTTGAGCTATAACATTCATAAAGGGATCGGCGGACGTGACCGTCGGTATCAACTGGAACGGGTGATCGGTGTTATCGAGCAGGAAAATCCGGATATCATCTGCCTGCACGAGGTCGACCGGAATGTGAAACGTTCCCGCTTCAATAACCAGCCGAAGATCTTCGCCGATTACTTCAATATGCCGGAATCGCTGTATCAGCTGAATGTCAAGCTGAAGACAGGGGGCTACGGCAATCTGATCCTTTCCCGCTGGGCGTTCCTGTCACAGCATCAGATTTCGCTGACCAATAAGTGGCGGAAAGCGCGCGGTGCCCAGATTGTGTTGATCGACTCTCCTGAGGGGCCCTTTCAACTGGTGAACTTCCACCTGGGACTGGCTGAAAAAGAGCGTCACTGGCAGATCAATCATCTGCTGACGCATCGGTTATTCCGGGAAGGCAATGATCATCCTTCGCTGATCGTGGGTGACACGAACGACTGGCGAAATACTTTGGCGAACGGGAAGTTCTCTGAATTTGAATATCAGGAAGTAACGAGTCCGCCGTCCCGCTTTCGGTCGTTTCCTGCGTATATGCCTGTGGGGACGCTGGATAAAGCGTTTATTCGCGGTGAGATCGGTGTTAAGCAGGCCAGGCTGGCACGGTCTCAACTTTCACGCCAGGCTTCCGATCATCTGCCCCTGGTGATTGACTTTCATCTGAATGAGCACGCCAGCGAATGGATAAAAAAAGCAGGGCAATGA